Proteins co-encoded in one Ignavibacteria bacterium genomic window:
- a CDS encoding T9SS type A sorting domain-containing protein yields the protein MKNVLLAISLILSFISPAFSQEPLSVHELHKKEFGSQQLKKSPFNEDGSDIIPLQFNRTQTSTAVFGYLPDWEYASAKSYLQYDLLTHLACFDFPADTLGRLKNPNPWPWTDVINQAHSHGVKVIMCVTNFTGSQINKIISVASSKQNLFSNIKNTIRQYSLDGVNIDFEGLNKADRGSLINSFMAELTDSIHAAFPGKEVSFAGPVINWGGWDLLGLAKACDYIFIMGYSFYGGFSSTSGPCAPLTGSSQTNNITSALASATYGYGAVIPNYANKLILGVPYYGNSWLVRTSSSYSKAVDYIRSTFYSDNVLKAPVYGLKWDSQSSTPWYCYQQDTLWVQNWFDTDTSTALKYNLAASKNLKGIGMWALGYDGSRQELWDLLRQRVIADVKNTASPFPSGFALSQNYPNPFNPSTVINYEVPRTAGITLAVYDLLGREVAILAEGEKAPGSYSVRFDGSNLPGGVYFYRLESEGLNIARKFILLK from the coding sequence ATGAAAAACGTACTTTTAGCTATTAGCTTAATACTTTCATTTATTTCTCCTGCTTTCAGCCAGGAGCCCCTTTCTGTCCACGAACTCCACAAAAAAGAGTTCGGCAGCCAGCAGTTAAAAAAGAGCCCGTTTAATGAAGACGGCAGCGATATTATTCCTCTTCAGTTTAACAGAACACAAACTTCAACTGCCGTATTCGGCTATCTCCCCGACTGGGAGTATGCTTCAGCTAAAAGTTACCTTCAGTACGATCTTTTAACCCATTTAGCATGTTTTGATTTTCCAGCGGATACACTGGGAAGACTTAAAAACCCAAACCCATGGCCCTGGACAGATGTAATCAATCAGGCACATTCACACGGCGTTAAGGTAATAATGTGCGTTACCAATTTTACCGGTTCACAGATAAACAAGATAATTTCCGTTGCCTCCAGCAAGCAGAACCTGTTTTCCAACATTAAAAATACAATAAGGCAATATTCCCTGGATGGTGTAAATATTGACTTTGAAGGGCTGAATAAAGCCGACCGCGGCTCACTCATCAACAGCTTTATGGCGGAACTTACTGATTCAATTCATGCAGCCTTCCCGGGTAAGGAAGTTTCCTTTGCAGGGCCTGTCATTAACTGGGGAGGATGGGACCTTTTAGGACTGGCAAAGGCATGCGATTACATTTTTATTATGGGATATAGTTTTTACGGGGGCTTTAGTTCAACTTCAGGGCCATGCGCTCCGCTTACAGGAAGCAGCCAGACGAACAATATTACTTCGGCTTTGGCCTCTGCAACATATGGTTACGGAGCGGTCATTCCGAATTATGCTAATAAGTTAATTCTTGGAGTCCCGTACTATGGAAACAGCTGGCTGGTCAGAACAAGCTCTTCATATTCCAAAGCTGTTGACTATATCAGAAGCACATTTTACAGCGATAACGTTTTGAAGGCCCCAGTCTATGGACTTAAGTGGGATAGTCAATCCAGTACTCCATGGTACTGTTATCAGCAGGATACTTTGTGGGTCCAGAACTGGTTCGACACAGATACAAGCACCGCACTGAAATACAATCTTGCAGCCTCCAAAAACCTGAAAGGAATCGGGATGTGGGCGCTTGGATACGACGGCAGCAGGCAGGAGCTTTGGGATCTGCTGCGTCAGAGGGTCATTGCGGATGTAAAAAACACAGCAAGCCCTTTCCCGTCGGGTTTTGCTTTAAGTCAGAATTATCCAAATCCGTTCAACCCCTCAACAGTTATAAATTATGAAGTCCCCAGGACTGCAGGCATCACCCTTGCTGTATATGACCTTTTGGGAAGAGAGGTTGCAATACTTGCAGAGGGAGAGAAGGCTCCCGGAAGCTACAGCGTAAGATTTGACGGAAGCAATTTGCCCGGAGGCGTTTATTTCTACAGGCTTGAATCTGAGGGCTTAAATATTGCGAGGAAATTTATTCTTTTGAAATAA
- a CDS encoding response regulator, translated as MNILLIEDSKGDIILIDSAFGELGISYSLTVKENGMKALSYIDEADLGNTELPDFIILDLNLPYISGFDLLQQIRQSGRLKDTPVIVFSSSAEGKDKLRALELGAAAYFTKPVDYNAYIATVESFLGIVNI; from the coding sequence TGAAGACAGCAAAGGTGATATTATTTTAATTGATTCGGCGTTCGGGGAACTTGGGATCAGCTATAGTCTTACTGTAAAAGAAAACGGAATGAAAGCCTTAAGTTATATTGATGAAGCGGATTTGGGAAATACAGAGCTGCCGGATTTCATCATACTTGACCTGAATCTGCCGTATATAAGCGGATTCGACCTGCTGCAGCAGATAAGACAAAGCGGGAGACTGAAAGATACACCTGTAATCGTTTTCTCTTCATCTGCAGAGGGAAAGGATAAACTCAGGGCGCTTGAGCTTGGGGCTGCGGCATATTTCACCAAGCCGGTGGACTATAACGCCTATATTGCCACTGTCGAGAGTTTCCTGGGGATCGTTAATATATAA